From Streptomyces sp. TLI_053, a single genomic window includes:
- a CDS encoding ABC transporter ATP-binding protein, translating into MDTGEVAAFRGVGKNYGRVRAVDGLDLVLRPGETVALLGPNGAGKSSSLDLLLGLREPDRGSVTLFGGTPRAAIEAGRVGAMLQSGGLMTDVKVRELVRLACEVHPRGRSVAEVLEDAGVTELAERRVDKLSGGQEQRVRFALAIAGANDLIVLDEPTTGMDVSVRQSFWASMRAQADAGRTVLFATHYLEEADSIADRVLVLHRGRLIADGSSAEIKARAGARRITFELHEADGPFDEAPLRRLPGTQGLEVTARVPGVRTVRIRTADADAAVAAVYRAGLYPRGLEVTGLGLEQAFLTITGEQDAAGATESTGTAGSAENVLERAR; encoded by the coding sequence ATGGACACGGGAGAGGTCGCCGCCTTCAGGGGCGTCGGCAAGAACTACGGACGGGTACGGGCGGTGGACGGCCTGGACCTGGTGCTGCGGCCGGGCGAGACCGTCGCCCTGCTCGGCCCGAACGGCGCCGGCAAGTCCAGCAGCCTGGACCTGCTGCTCGGCCTGCGCGAGCCCGACCGGGGCAGCGTCACCCTGTTCGGCGGCACCCCGCGGGCCGCGATCGAGGCCGGCCGGGTCGGCGCGATGCTGCAGAGCGGCGGCCTGATGACCGACGTCAAGGTCCGCGAACTGGTGCGGCTCGCCTGCGAGGTCCACCCGCGCGGCCGGTCCGTCGCCGAGGTGCTCGAGGACGCGGGTGTCACCGAGCTCGCCGAGCGCCGGGTCGACAAGCTCTCCGGCGGCCAGGAGCAGCGGGTCCGGTTCGCCCTCGCCATCGCCGGGGCCAACGACCTGATCGTGCTGGACGAGCCCACCACCGGTATGGACGTCTCGGTCCGGCAGTCCTTCTGGGCGAGCATGCGGGCCCAGGCCGACGCCGGCCGCACGGTGCTGTTCGCCACCCACTACCTGGAGGAGGCCGACTCGATCGCCGACCGCGTCCTCGTCCTGCACCGGGGCCGGCTGATCGCCGACGGCAGCTCGGCCGAGATCAAGGCCCGGGCCGGTGCCCGCCGGATCACCTTCGAGCTGCACGAGGCGGACGGCCCGTTCGACGAGGCACCGCTGCGCCGGCTGCCCGGCACGCAGGGACTGGAGGTCACGGCCCGCGTCCCGGGCGTGCGGACGGTGCGGATCCGCACCGCCGACGCGGACGCGGCCGTCGCCGCCGTCTACCGGGCGGGCCTGTACCCGCGCGGTCTGGAGGTCACCGGACTGGGTCTGGAGCAGGCCTTCCTGACCATCACCGGCGAGCAGGACGCCGCCGGGGCCACCGAGTCCACCGGGACCGCCGGGTCCGCCGAGAACGTGCTGGAGCGTGCGCGATGA
- a CDS encoding response regulator transcription factor — translation MSDNQGDRPTVRVLLAEDQGMVREALAALLGLEGDIDVVAQVGRGDEVVDAAVAHDVQVAVLDIEMPGMTGIEAAALLRQRRPQTRVVIATTFGRPGYLRRAMESGADAFLVKDAPAAELAEAIRRVLRGERVIDPVLAAAALAEGANPLTARERDVLAAAADGAVNADIARRLHLSEGTVRNYLSMAIQKTEARNRAEAVRIAREKGWL, via the coding sequence ATGAGTGACAATCAGGGCGACCGGCCCACCGTGCGGGTGCTGTTGGCGGAGGACCAGGGGATGGTCCGGGAGGCGCTGGCCGCGCTGCTCGGGCTGGAGGGGGACATCGACGTCGTCGCCCAGGTCGGGCGCGGGGACGAGGTGGTGGACGCCGCGGTCGCGCACGACGTGCAGGTGGCGGTGCTGGACATCGAGATGCCGGGAATGACCGGGATCGAGGCCGCGGCACTGCTGCGGCAGCGGCGGCCGCAGACCAGGGTGGTGATCGCGACGACCTTCGGCCGCCCCGGCTACCTGCGGCGGGCGATGGAGTCCGGCGCGGACGCCTTCCTGGTGAAGGACGCGCCCGCCGCCGAGCTGGCCGAGGCCATCCGCCGGGTGCTGCGCGGCGAGCGGGTGATCGACCCGGTCCTGGCCGCGGCGGCGCTCGCGGAGGGGGCGAACCCGCTGACCGCCCGGGAGCGGGACGTGCTGGCGGCCGCGGCGGACGGCGCGGTGAACGCGGACATCGCCCGGCGGCTGCACCTGTCCGAGGGCACGGTGCGCAACTACCTGTCGATGGCGATCCAGAAGACCGAGGCCCGCAACCGCGCCGAGGCGGTCCGGATCGCCCGCGAGAAGGGCTGGCTCTGA
- a CDS encoding transglutaminase-like domain-containing protein: MTEQSRARFRTEARAEHPDPVLLCLLAAAEHTPAPDPSDPDGLDGPPALDALLAACEAALERHAAAVRRAVAERAPAGPEETAALLAAVLGGRERFHGRKSDYRRLESSLLPEVLRRRRGLPIMLSLVWWAVARRAGITVHGIALPGHFVVAVGGPAGGEDYVLADPFHGGRLLDLDGVAELVRAAGHEFTPELLTPAQPLDTVLRVLGNIRGWAADRPEHARTQLWATELALLLPRHPAQLRLERAELLVRTGDFLGGAGEMDEYAAILDAFDPDSAAKVRQEARAARHRLN, encoded by the coding sequence GTGACCGAGCAGAGCAGAGCACGCTTCCGGACCGAGGCCAGGGCCGAGCACCCCGATCCGGTGCTGCTCTGTCTGCTCGCGGCCGCCGAACACACCCCCGCCCCCGACCCCTCCGACCCGGACGGCCTCGACGGACCGCCCGCGCTCGACGCCCTGCTCGCCGCCTGCGAGGCGGCGCTGGAACGGCACGCGGCCGCGGTGCGGCGCGCCGTCGCCGAACGCGCCCCGGCCGGACCGGAGGAGACCGCGGCCCTGCTGGCCGCCGTGCTCGGCGGCCGAGAGCGCTTCCACGGGCGGAAGTCCGACTACCGGCGGCTGGAGTCCTCGCTGCTGCCGGAGGTGCTGCGGCGCCGCCGCGGACTGCCGATCATGCTGTCGCTGGTCTGGTGGGCGGTCGCCCGCCGGGCCGGGATCACGGTGCACGGGATCGCCCTGCCCGGCCACTTTGTGGTCGCGGTCGGCGGGCCCGCGGGCGGCGAGGACTACGTGCTTGCCGACCCCTTCCACGGCGGCCGGCTGCTCGACCTCGACGGGGTGGCCGAGCTGGTGCGCGCCGCCGGGCACGAGTTCACGCCCGAACTGCTCACCCCCGCACAGCCGCTGGACACCGTGCTGCGGGTGCTCGGCAACATCCGCGGCTGGGCCGCCGACCGGCCCGAGCACGCCCGCACCCAGCTCTGGGCCACCGAACTCGCGCTGCTGCTGCCCCGCCACCCCGCCCAGCTGCGGCTCGAACGCGCCGAACTGCTGGTGCGCACCGGCGACTTCCTGGGCGGGGCCGGGGAGATGGACGAGTACGCCGCGATCCTGGACGCCTTCGACCCCGACTCCGCCGCCAAGGTCCGCCAGGAGGCCCGCGCCGCCCGGCACCGGCTCAACTGA
- a CDS encoding DUF2304 family protein, producing the protein MALSISAAMLMLVIVVVLIRRSGLKLAHAIVCALLGFYLASSSIAPSISQVTSNLAGMINGLKL; encoded by the coding sequence ATGGCCCTGTCCATCTCCGCAGCCATGCTGATGCTGGTCATCGTGGTGGTGCTGATCCGCCGCTCCGGCCTGAAGCTCGCGCACGCGATCGTCTGCGCGCTGCTCGGCTTCTACCTGGCGTCCAGCTCCATCGCCCCCTCGATCAGCCAGGTCACCAGCAACCTCGCCGGAATGATCAACGGCCTGAAGCTCTGA
- a CDS encoding GNAT family N-acetyltransferase: protein MDRSDVGRRVSVRRLTGFADNNRPVFRDVIGVLVSWDDEGLTVVPRTGGPVSFDERLLVAGKTVPLFPARRAPLPPVDPVGLRRTAARGWPAVEQEQLGEWTLRASAGFTRRANSALALGDPGLPLDRALAAVRTWYAARGLPALLEVSAPGSPEGLREELERRGATWTTRTLVRVAPLAGLARGGAPAALDRVRLSRTADAARLSLYRRAGGGPAEEEAALRVVNGGPSVWFADVPGTGPDRTPQAVGRCVVDGPWAGFGAVEVAPHARRAGLATAVMAVLAARAAEESATGGYLQVGAENSGAIALYDELGFTTSHTYQYALLPQG from the coding sequence ATGGATCGTTCCGACGTGGGCCGGAGGGTCTCCGTACGACGGCTGACCGGCTTCGCCGACAACAACCGGCCAGTCTTCCGCGACGTGATCGGCGTGCTGGTCTCCTGGGACGACGAGGGCCTGACGGTGGTGCCGCGGACCGGCGGACCGGTCTCCTTCGACGAGCGGCTGCTGGTCGCGGGCAAGACGGTGCCGCTCTTCCCCGCCCGGCGCGCGCCGCTGCCGCCGGTCGACCCGGTCGGGCTCCGGCGGACCGCCGCCCGCGGCTGGCCGGCCGTCGAGCAGGAGCAGCTGGGCGAATGGACCCTGCGGGCCTCGGCCGGCTTCACCCGGCGGGCCAACTCCGCCCTGGCACTCGGCGATCCCGGCCTGCCGCTCGACCGGGCACTGGCGGCCGTCCGCACCTGGTACGCGGCGCGCGGGCTGCCGGCCCTGCTGGAGGTCAGCGCCCCGGGCTCGCCGGAGGGCCTGCGGGAGGAGCTGGAGCGCCGGGGCGCCACCTGGACGACGCGCACCCTGGTCCGGGTCGCGCCGCTGGCCGGACTCGCCCGCGGCGGCGCGCCCGCCGCCCTCGACCGGGTGCGGCTCTCCCGGACCGCCGACGCGGCCCGGCTGTCGCTGTACCGGCGGGCGGGCGGCGGCCCGGCGGAGGAGGAGGCCGCCCTGCGGGTGGTCAACGGCGGGCCGTCGGTCTGGTTCGCCGACGTGCCGGGCACCGGTCCCGACCGGACGCCGCAGGCCGTCGGACGCTGCGTCGTCGACGGGCCGTGGGCCGGCTTCGGCGCGGTCGAGGTCGCCCCGCACGCGCGCCGGGCCGGACTGGCCACCGCGGTCATGGCGGTGCTCGCGGCCCGGGCCGCCGAGGAGAGCGCGACCGGCGGGTACCTGCAGGTCGGGGCGGAGAACTCCGGGGCGATCGCGCTCTATGACGAGCTGGGCTTCACGACCAGTCACACTTACCAGTACGCACTCCTGCCGCAGGGGTAG
- the mshB gene encoding N-acetyl-1-D-myo-inositol-2-amino-2-deoxy-alpha-D-glucopyranoside deacetylase: MTATTGRRLLLVHAHPDDESINNGATMARYAAEGARVTLVTCTLGEGGEVIPPELARLTADREDALGAHRIGELTRAMAELGVTDFRFLGGPGRYRDSGMMGVPDNDVPGCFWQADVDEAADRLAAVVREVRPQVLVTYDEDGGYGHPDHIQAHRVAMRAYELAADPAHRPDLGPAWRIAKVYWNRVPRSVIERGLAETAAKAPFPGVAQAADVPGVVADELVTTVVDGTAYADRKAAAMAAHATQITVDGAFFALSNDLGQPLLATEYYQLVRGRAGSRLPEEDLFAGSDADATTGGPGPEAPTATPTATPEEPAR; the protein is encoded by the coding sequence ATGACCGCGACTACCGGACGCCGCCTGCTCCTGGTGCACGCGCACCCCGACGACGAGTCGATCAACAACGGCGCCACGATGGCGCGGTACGCCGCCGAGGGCGCCCGGGTCACCCTGGTGACCTGCACCCTCGGCGAGGGCGGCGAGGTGATCCCGCCCGAGCTGGCCCGGCTGACGGCCGACCGGGAGGACGCCCTCGGCGCCCACCGGATCGGCGAGCTGACGCGGGCGATGGCCGAACTCGGGGTCACCGACTTCCGCTTCCTCGGCGGCCCGGGGCGCTACCGCGACTCCGGGATGATGGGCGTGCCCGACAACGACGTGCCCGGCTGCTTCTGGCAGGCCGACGTGGACGAGGCGGCCGACCGGCTGGCCGCGGTGGTCCGGGAGGTGCGCCCGCAGGTACTGGTCACCTACGACGAGGACGGCGGTTACGGGCACCCCGACCACATCCAGGCGCACCGGGTCGCGATGCGCGCGTACGAGCTGGCCGCCGACCCCGCCCACCGGCCCGACCTCGGCCCGGCCTGGCGGATCGCCAAGGTCTACTGGAACCGGGTGCCCAGGTCGGTGATCGAGCGGGGCCTCGCCGAGACCGCCGCGAAGGCGCCGTTCCCGGGCGTGGCGCAGGCCGCCGACGTCCCCGGCGTGGTGGCCGACGAGCTGGTCACCACCGTGGTGGACGGCACCGCGTACGCCGACCGCAAGGCCGCCGCGATGGCCGCGCACGCGACCCAGATCACCGTGGACGGCGCCTTCTTCGCGCTCTCCAACGATCTCGGCCAGCCGCTGCTCGCCACCGAGTACTACCAGTTGGTGCGCGGCCGGGCCGGGTCGCGACTGCCGGAGGAGGACCTCTTCGCCGGTTCCGACGCCGACGCCACCACGGGCGGCCCCGGCCCCGAAGCCCCCACCGCGACCCCCACCGCGACCCCCGAGGAGCCCGCCCGATGA
- a CDS encoding histidine kinase, which translates to MIEPRRTHRTDEQPEAGPARSSFMNVPGASVETGRQLLVKVAWMLLWMIYLAYPVGDLLNGGHSAGARVLGWICLAVFVVGYVLLVVLRSMPGMRPRTCRVIVATMVALAVASTFVLGTAFLSLFIYASVCVAIISPARHALRALLAMAVLTAGVGVLAHADMDNVWTFTLSAFLAGAAMSGLQRLVGTMKELREARAAVAHLAASEERLRLARDLHDLLGHSLSLITLKSELAGRFMDAGKDEAARAQVADIENVARQSLIDVREAVTGFRRPTLPVELAAARTALAAAQVTLETAPELLDAWPGLAAEEAGALAWALREAVTNIVRHGEGATVCTVRSDEAWEGNGERYAVLEVTDDGRGPGKSQPGNGLSGLEERLALVGGRLETGPGERGRGFRLRALVPLRTTSVAAP; encoded by the coding sequence ATGATCGAGCCGCGCCGGACCCACCGCACCGACGAACAGCCGGAGGCGGGGCCGGCGCGCTCGTCGTTCATGAACGTCCCCGGCGCCTCGGTGGAGACCGGACGGCAGCTGCTGGTGAAGGTCGCCTGGATGCTGCTGTGGATGATCTACCTCGCCTACCCGGTGGGCGACCTGCTGAACGGCGGTCACAGCGCCGGTGCCCGGGTGCTCGGCTGGATCTGCCTGGCGGTCTTCGTCGTCGGCTACGTCCTGCTGGTCGTCCTCCGCTCGATGCCCGGGATGCGGCCGCGGACCTGCCGGGTGATCGTCGCGACGATGGTGGCGCTCGCCGTGGCGTCCACCTTCGTGCTCGGCACCGCCTTCCTGTCCCTGTTCATCTACGCCTCGGTGTGCGTCGCGATCATCAGCCCGGCCCGCCACGCCCTGCGCGCGCTGCTCGCGATGGCGGTGCTCACCGCCGGGGTCGGCGTGCTGGCCCACGCCGACATGGACAACGTGTGGACCTTCACGCTCAGCGCGTTCCTCGCGGGCGCCGCGATGAGCGGCCTGCAACGTCTGGTCGGCACCATGAAGGAGCTGCGCGAGGCGAGGGCCGCCGTCGCGCACCTGGCCGCCTCCGAGGAGCGGCTGCGGCTCGCCCGCGACCTGCACGACCTGCTCGGGCACTCGCTGTCGCTGATCACCCTGAAGAGCGAGCTGGCCGGGCGGTTCATGGACGCCGGCAAGGACGAGGCGGCGCGGGCGCAGGTCGCCGACATCGAGAACGTCGCCCGGCAGTCGCTGATCGACGTCCGGGAGGCGGTCACCGGCTTCCGCCGGCCCACCCTGCCGGTCGAGCTGGCCGCCGCCCGCACCGCGCTGGCCGCCGCCCAGGTCACCCTGGAGACCGCGCCGGAACTGCTCGACGCCTGGCCGGGGCTGGCCGCCGAGGAGGCCGGCGCGCTCGCCTGGGCGCTGCGCGAGGCGGTCACCAACATCGTCCGGCACGGTGAGGGCGCCACCGTCTGCACCGTGCGGTCCGACGAGGCCTGGGAGGGGAACGGCGAGCGCTACGCCGTCCTGGAGGTCACCGACGACGGGCGCGGCCCCGGCAAGTCCCAGCCCGGCAACGGCCTCTCCGGGCTGGAGGAGCGGCTCGCCCTGGTCGGCGGCCGGCTGGAGACCGGTCCGGGCGAGCGGGGCCGGGGCTTCCGGCTGCGGGCCCTGGTGCCGCTGCGGACGACCTCCGTCGCCGCCCCGTAG
- a CDS encoding ABC transporter permease translates to MTTLIRLEILRTFRNRRYLLFTIAYPALMYFFFIHAYSGDELAGGLPVKTYFMVSMATFGAVGAVLTGSAQRISLERKSGWVRQLRLTALPGRAYTVGKIAAAAVTTLPAILVVFAVGASQGVSLTAGQWAGLVVALWLGSFVFAALGVALGYAAAPDSVQSIVMIAYMAMALFGGTWFPVSGSLESFARFDPVYLYNRLAGFTRPGHSLDTVAVAGLAAFLVVFVAAAAALYRRDTRQA, encoded by the coding sequence ATGACCACCCTGATCCGGCTGGAGATCCTGCGGACCTTCCGCAACCGGCGCTACCTGCTCTTCACGATCGCCTACCCGGCGCTGATGTACTTCTTCTTCATCCACGCCTACAGCGGGGACGAGCTGGCCGGCGGCCTCCCGGTGAAGACCTACTTCATGGTCTCGATGGCCACCTTCGGGGCGGTCGGCGCGGTACTGACCGGCAGCGCGCAGCGGATCTCGCTGGAGCGCAAGAGCGGCTGGGTGCGCCAGCTGCGGCTGACCGCGCTGCCCGGGCGGGCGTACACCGTCGGCAAGATCGCCGCCGCCGCGGTGACCACTCTGCCCGCGATCCTGGTGGTCTTCGCGGTCGGCGCGAGCCAGGGCGTCTCGCTGACGGCCGGGCAGTGGGCCGGTCTGGTGGTCGCCCTGTGGCTGGGCAGCTTCGTCTTCGCGGCACTCGGGGTGGCGCTCGGGTACGCGGCGGCGCCGGACTCGGTGCAGAGCATCGTCATGATCGCCTACATGGCGATGGCCCTGTTCGGCGGGACGTGGTTCCCGGTGAGCGGCTCGCTGGAGTCCTTCGCCCGGTTCGACCCGGTGTACCTGTACAACCGGCTGGCCGGCTTCACCCGGCCCGGACACTCCCTGGACACCGTCGCCGTCGCCGGGCTGGCGGCCTTCCTGGTGGTGTTCGTCGCCGCCGCGGCGGCCCTGTACCGACGCGACACCCGCCAGGCATGA
- the fdxA gene encoding ferredoxin produces the protein MTYVIAQPCVDVKDKACIEECPVDCIYEGERSLYIHPDECVDCGACEPVCPVEAIFYEDDTPEEWKDYYKANVEFFDDLGSPGGASKLGLIERDHPFIAALPPQNADH, from the coding sequence GTGACCTACGTCATCGCGCAGCCTTGTGTCGACGTCAAGGACAAGGCCTGCATCGAAGAGTGCCCGGTTGACTGCATCTACGAGGGCGAGCGATCGCTCTACATCCACCCGGATGAGTGTGTCGACTGTGGCGCTTGCGAGCCGGTCTGCCCGGTCGAGGCGATCTTCTACGAGGACGACACTCCGGAGGAGTGGAAGGACTACTACAAGGCGAACGTCGAGTTCTTCGACGACCTCGGTTCGCCCGGCGGTGCCTCGAAGCTCGGCCTGATCGAGCGCGACCACCCGTTCATCGCCGCTCTGCCGCCGCAGAACGCCGACCACTGA
- a CDS encoding prolyl oligopeptidase family serine peptidase, which produces MTTHTPADTFPRQYARTLRYTVGAPRSFSVAPDGSRVVFLRSPSGGDRANLLWTLDTATGEERIAADPAVLLGGGEEDLSPAEKARRERSREGSAGIVGYALDGAGRLAAFALSGRLFVADLVAGTATELPAEGPLVDPRLSPDGVHVAYANTAGELRLTRTDGTGDRALASPEGPNVTWGQAEFIAQEEMDRDRGHWWSPDSDLLLVERADDTPVRRWWIADPANPDREPAEVAYPAAGTPDAEVGLWLLGLDGSRTEVVWDRAAFPYLARVHWSRGGVPLLLVQSRDQRVQRILGLDTATGATEPLHEERDDIWLELFPGVPAWTPDGKLVRISDESGARALVIGGNTVTGPDLHLRSVLAVTADEVLFTASGGAAETDPEPGWVAVGRIGHDGKRLSWEAANGRPFTSVTTAVHAAGITVRATAEPDLPGTLVRVSRDLPEGVAVDDIATVASYAETPVITARPVFRFAGERRIPAAVFLPTGYDRERDGLLPVLMDPYGGPHGQRVVQAHNPHLNSQWFADQGFAVVVADGRGTPGRGPAWEKSIAFDFAGATLDDQVDALRALAAEFPLDLDRVAIRGWSYGGYLAALAVLRRPDVFHAAVAGAPVTDWRLYDTHYTERYLGHPDERPEVYEANSLTGHAAGLERPLMIIHGLADDNVVAAHTLRLSSALLAAGRPHTVLPLSGVTHMTPQEEVAENLLLLQVDFVKKSLGG; this is translated from the coding sequence ATGACCACCCACACCCCAGCGGACACCTTCCCGAGGCAGTACGCGCGCACCCTGCGCTACACCGTCGGCGCTCCCCGGTCGTTCTCCGTCGCACCCGACGGCTCCCGGGTCGTCTTCCTGCGCTCGCCCTCCGGCGGCGACCGCGCCAACCTGCTCTGGACCCTCGACACCGCCACCGGCGAGGAGCGGATCGCCGCCGACCCGGCCGTCCTGCTCGGCGGTGGCGAGGAGGACCTCTCCCCGGCGGAGAAGGCCCGCCGCGAGCGCAGCCGCGAGGGCTCGGCCGGCATCGTCGGCTACGCCCTGGACGGCGCGGGCCGGCTCGCGGCCTTCGCCCTCTCCGGCCGGCTGTTCGTCGCCGACCTGGTCGCCGGCACCGCCACCGAGCTGCCCGCCGAAGGCCCGCTGGTCGACCCGCGGCTCTCCCCGGACGGCGTCCACGTCGCCTACGCCAATACGGCCGGCGAGCTGCGGCTCACCCGTACCGACGGCACCGGCGACCGCGCCCTCGCCTCGCCCGAGGGCCCGAACGTGACCTGGGGCCAGGCCGAGTTCATCGCCCAGGAGGAGATGGACCGCGACCGGGGCCACTGGTGGTCCCCCGACAGCGACCTGCTGCTGGTCGAGCGGGCCGACGACACCCCGGTGCGCCGCTGGTGGATCGCCGACCCGGCCAACCCGGACCGCGAGCCGGCCGAGGTCGCCTACCCGGCCGCCGGCACCCCGGACGCCGAGGTCGGCCTCTGGCTGCTCGGCCTGGACGGCAGCCGCACCGAGGTGGTCTGGGACCGCGCGGCCTTCCCCTACCTGGCCCGGGTGCACTGGTCCCGGGGCGGCGTGCCGCTGCTGCTGGTCCAGTCCCGCGACCAGCGGGTGCAGCGGATCCTCGGTCTGGACACCGCCACCGGCGCCACCGAGCCGCTGCACGAGGAGCGGGACGACATCTGGCTGGAGCTGTTCCCGGGCGTCCCGGCCTGGACCCCGGACGGCAAGCTGGTCCGGATCTCCGACGAGTCGGGCGCCCGCGCCCTGGTGATCGGCGGGAACACCGTCACCGGCCCCGACCTGCACCTGCGCTCGGTGCTCGCGGTCACCGCCGATGAGGTCCTCTTCACCGCTTCCGGCGGCGCCGCCGAGACCGACCCCGAGCCCGGCTGGGTCGCCGTCGGCCGGATCGGCCACGACGGCAAGCGGCTCTCCTGGGAGGCCGCCAACGGTCGCCCGTTCACCTCCGTCACCACCGCCGTGCACGCGGCGGGCATCACGGTGCGGGCCACCGCCGAGCCCGATCTGCCCGGCACCCTGGTGCGGGTCTCCCGGGACCTGCCCGAGGGCGTCGCGGTCGACGACATCGCCACCGTCGCCTCCTACGCGGAGACCCCGGTGATCACGGCCAGGCCGGTGTTCCGCTTCGCGGGCGAGCGCCGGATCCCGGCCGCGGTCTTCCTGCCCACCGGCTACGACCGGGAGCGGGACGGCCTGCTGCCCGTCCTGATGGACCCGTACGGTGGCCCGCACGGCCAGCGCGTCGTCCAGGCGCACAACCCGCACCTGAACTCCCAGTGGTTCGCCGACCAGGGCTTCGCGGTCGTCGTCGCCGATGGCCGGGGCACCCCCGGGCGCGGCCCGGCCTGGGAGAAGTCGATCGCCTTCGACTTCGCGGGGGCGACCCTGGACGACCAGGTGGACGCGCTGCGGGCGCTCGCCGCGGAGTTCCCGCTGGACCTCGACCGGGTCGCGATCCGCGGCTGGTCGTACGGCGGCTACCTGGCCGCGCTCGCCGTGCTGCGCCGCCCGGACGTGTTCCACGCGGCGGTCGCGGGCGCGCCCGTCACCGACTGGCGGCTCTACGACACCCACTACACCGAGCGCTACCTGGGCCACCCGGACGAGCGGCCCGAGGTGTACGAGGCCAATTCGCTGACCGGCCACGCGGCGGGCCTGGAGCGGCCGCTGATGATCATCCACGGCCTCGCCGACGACAACGTGGTGGCCGCGCACACCCTGCGGCTCTCCTCGGCGCTGCTCGCCGCCGGTCGCCCGCACACCGTGCTGCCGCTGTCGGGCGTCACCCACATGACGCCGCAGGAGGAGGTCGCGGAGAACCTGCTGCTGCTCCAGGTCGACTTCGTGAAGAAGTCGCTCGGCGGCTGA
- the dapC gene encoding succinyldiaminopimelate transaminase has product MTTKNSTLAPFPGHPGAARRVSDLLPVFPWDKLEPYKATALAHPGGLCDFSVGTPVDPVPEVIQKALAAATDTPGYPTVWGPAELRGAVAGWLRRRLGAEIGPEAVLPTVGSKELVAWLPTQLGLGPGDQVAYPRLAYPTYEVGARLCGAEPVEYDSVDELDGSRVRLLWVNSPSNPTGRVLGAEELRRTVAWAREHRALLVSDECYFELGWEAEPVSVLRPDVCGEGHEGLLAVHSLSKRSNLAGYRASFVAGDPVVVRELLEVRKHGGMIVPAPVQAATVAALGDDAHVAEQRERYAARRAALRAALEAYGFRIEHSEASLYLWATQDRPCWETVAELAALGVLVAPGDFYGPAGDRFVRVAFTATDERVAAAVERLNAAR; this is encoded by the coding sequence GTGACTACCAAGAACAGCACGCTCGCGCCGTTCCCGGGCCACCCGGGGGCGGCGCGCCGCGTTTCCGACCTCCTGCCGGTGTTCCCCTGGGACAAGCTGGAGCCCTACAAGGCCACCGCGCTCGCCCACCCGGGCGGGCTCTGCGACTTCTCCGTGGGCACCCCGGTGGACCCGGTCCCCGAAGTGATCCAGAAGGCGCTCGCCGCCGCCACGGACACCCCCGGCTATCCGACCGTGTGGGGCCCGGCGGAGCTGCGCGGGGCCGTCGCCGGCTGGCTGCGGCGCCGGCTCGGCGCGGAGATCGGACCGGAGGCCGTCCTGCCGACCGTCGGCTCCAAGGAGCTGGTGGCCTGGCTGCCGACCCAGCTCGGCCTCGGCCCCGGCGACCAGGTCGCCTACCCGCGGCTGGCCTACCCGACGTACGAGGTGGGCGCCCGGCTGTGCGGTGCCGAGCCGGTCGAGTACGACTCGGTGGACGAGCTGGACGGCTCCCGGGTGCGCCTGCTGTGGGTCAACTCGCCGTCCAACCCGACCGGGCGGGTGCTCGGTGCCGAGGAGCTGCGCCGCACGGTGGCGTGGGCGCGCGAGCACCGGGCGCTGCTGGTCAGCGACGAGTGCTACTTCGAACTCGGCTGGGAGGCGGAGCCGGTCTCGGTGCTGCGCCCGGACGTCTGCGGGGAGGGCCACGAGGGCCTGCTCGCGGTGCACTCGCTGTCCAAGCGCTCCAACCTGGCCGGCTACCGCGCCTCCTTCGTGGCGGGCGACCCGGTGGTGGTCAGGGAGCTGCTGGAGGTGCGCAAGCACGGCGGCATGATCGTGCCGGCCCCGGTGCAGGCCGCGACGGTGGCCGCGCTCGGCGACGACGCGCACGTGGCCGAGCAGCGGGAGCGCTACGCGGCCCGGCGGGCGGCGCTGCGGGCGGCGCTGGAGGCGTACGGCTTCCGGATCGAGCACTCGGAGGCGAGCCTCTACCTCTGGGCGACCCAGGACCGGCCGTGCTGGGAGACCGTCGCCGAGCTCGCCGCACTGGGCGTCCTGGTGGCGCCCGGCGACTTCTACGGTCCGGCCGGGGACCGGTTCGTCCGGGTGGCGTTCACCGCGACCGACGAGCGGGTCGCGGCGGCGGTGGAGCGGCTGAACGCGGCGCGCTGA